One part of the Thermodesulfobacterium commune DSM 2178 genome encodes these proteins:
- a CDS encoding DUF370 domain-containing protein — translation MGCSCKLLNIGFGNYVVADRIIAIVNPNSAPMKRLKEEAKETRRLIDATQGRKTRSIIITDSNHIILSAIQAETVAQRLMSDGLERLEKDEEE, via the coding sequence ATGGGATGTAGTTGTAAACTTTTAAACATAGGTTTTGGCAACTATGTGGTTGCAGATAGAATCATTGCTATCGTAAATCCAAACTCTGCTCCTATGAAGAGGTTAAAGGAAGAGGCTAAGGAAACAAGAAGGCTTATCGATGCTACTCAGGGACGTAAGACTCGCTCTATCATCATCACCGATAGCAATCATATCATCCTTTCTGCTATACAAGCAGAAACTGTAGCTCAAAGGCTGATGTCTGATGGGTTAGAAAGGTTGGAGAAAGATGAAGAGGAATAA
- the pssA gene encoding CDP-diacylglycerol--serine O-phosphatidyltransferase — protein MLALIPNIFTTFNLFFGFYSIICSIHGDFTKAGWAIFLAMVFDIFDGRIARYLKQTSKFGLEYDSLSDLISFGVAPAILIYQFWLIEFGKLGWLTCFLYTICVALRLARYNVKAHSGFGYFEGLPSPAGAAILASSVLFIQSYRPDFELPKWATLTAVSLISYLLVSPIQYPSFKHIKIEKSQNFYLLLLFVGGLTISAAYPSYSIFVLIVVYTLLGPALFFKTKSIKIIKKFRKRKDFKEKLTK, from the coding sequence ATGTTAGCCCTAATACCTAACATTTTTACTACCTTTAACCTTTTTTTTGGTTTTTATTCGATCATATGTTCCATACACGGAGATTTTACTAAAGCTGGCTGGGCTATTTTTTTAGCGATGGTTTTTGATATCTTTGATGGGAGGATTGCTCGATATTTAAAGCAGACTTCTAAGTTTGGCCTTGAATATGACTCTTTAAGTGACCTTATTTCTTTTGGAGTAGCTCCTGCCATTCTTATATATCAGTTTTGGCTTATAGAATTTGGTAAATTGGGATGGTTAACTTGTTTTTTATATACTATCTGTGTGGCTTTAAGACTTGCGAGATATAACGTAAAAGCCCATTCTGGGTTTGGCTATTTTGAAGGACTCCCTTCACCTGCAGGGGCGGCTATTTTGGCTTCTTCTGTGCTTTTTATACAATCCTATCGTCCTGATTTTGAGCTTCCTAAATGGGCTACTCTAACTGCTGTAAGCCTTATCTCTTATCTGTTAGTTTCTCCTATCCAATATCCCAGCTTTAAGCACATAAAAATAGAAAAATCTCAAAATTTTTATCTTTTACTGCTTTTTGTAGGTGGTCTTACCATCTCCGCTGCCTATCCTTCTTACTCTATCTTTGTTCTAATCGTAGTATATACCTTATTAGGACCGGCTTTATTTTTTAAAACCAAGAGTATTAAAATCATAAAAAAATTTCGTAAAAGAAAGGATTTTAAAGAAAAATTGACAAAATAG
- a CDS encoding ASKHA domain-containing protein, with protein MPKVKFLPFNEEYEALEGETLFDVAIKAGIHINASCGGTGSCNRCKVRLVSGELKGEILEGQYYKACGSYPLTDVVVEVPLTTFLDQKTLYRPVKKRAKFLELSQVDFDSPPVKEVFLKLTPPTLEENTADFNRLKEGLYKQGISEPEVSLEVLRKIPHVLRQKNFETIAYVYQALDNPKTFLLDLTAEPLDPFLGVAIDVGTTTLQVEVVDLKKGEVLGFSSDYNPQIKYGDDVISRIEFCRRDGGLKILSEVLKERLILLIKEALGSKGRLEEVKLISLAANTVMTHLFLELEPRYLREYPYVPVATEFPVFWAKDLGFTDLNALIQIAPCKASYVGGDVVGGVVASKMYEESPLTLFIDLGTNGEIVLGNQDFLVCAACSAGPAFEGGGIKHGMRATLGAIEMVNIDPYTYEPMVVTIGKTKPIGLCGSGILSLLASLFRVGIIDKSGKIKKDLIHPRIRRGEEGWEYVVVFKQDTQTGEDIVFTEADIDNVIRAKAAIFAGCQVLVESVGLSLKDIERVYLAGSFGNYLDVEDAISIGLLPDLDRDRFFFLGNTSLLGAKIALLSQEKFAKMRDIAKSMTHLELSNYPGYMETYVAALFLPHTDESLFPTIKNKKE; from the coding sequence ATGCCTAAGGTTAAGTTTCTACCGTTTAACGAAGAGTATGAGGCTCTTGAAGGGGAGACTCTTTTTGATGTAGCAATAAAAGCAGGCATTCATATCAACGCCTCTTGTGGTGGAACCGGAAGCTGTAATCGGTGTAAAGTGAGGTTGGTTTCAGGAGAACTGAAAGGAGAGATTTTAGAAGGTCAGTATTATAAGGCTTGTGGTAGTTACCCTCTAACAGACGTGGTGGTAGAAGTCCCCTTAACTACTTTCTTAGACCAGAAAACGTTATATCGCCCTGTGAAAAAAAGGGCTAAGTTTCTAGAACTATCTCAAGTTGATTTTGATTCCCCTCCGGTTAAAGAAGTATTTTTGAAACTAACCCCTCCGACCTTGGAGGAAAACACCGCAGATTTTAACAGACTAAAAGAGGGGCTTTATAAACAGGGTATCTCGGAACCAGAGGTTTCCTTAGAAGTTTTAAGAAAAATTCCCCATGTTCTTCGTCAAAAAAATTTCGAAACCATAGCTTATGTTTATCAGGCTTTAGATAATCCTAAAACATTCTTGTTAGACCTTACCGCAGAGCCTTTAGATCCCTTTTTAGGGGTAGCCATAGACGTTGGAACTACCACCTTACAGGTAGAGGTGGTTGACTTAAAGAAAGGAGAAGTTTTGGGTTTTAGTTCAGATTATAACCCTCAAATCAAGTATGGTGATGATGTTATTAGCAGAATAGAGTTTTGCAGAAGAGATGGAGGATTAAAGATATTATCTGAGGTTTTAAAAGAAAGATTAATCCTTTTGATAAAAGAAGCCTTGGGATCAAAAGGGCGGTTAGAAGAGGTGAAACTTATTTCTTTAGCGGCTAATACAGTGATGACCCATCTTTTTCTTGAACTTGAGCCAAGATATTTAAGAGAATATCCCTATGTTCCAGTAGCTACTGAATTTCCTGTTTTCTGGGCTAAAGATTTAGGTTTTACAGATTTAAACGCACTTATCCAGATCGCTCCTTGTAAAGCAAGTTATGTCGGAGGAGACGTAGTAGGGGGTGTGGTAGCTTCTAAGATGTATGAAGAAAGCCCTTTGACCCTTTTTATAGACCTTGGAACTAACGGAGAAATAGTATTAGGGAATCAGGATTTTTTGGTTTGTGCTGCCTGTTCTGCCGGTCCAGCTTTTGAAGGAGGCGGTATAAAACACGGGATGAGAGCCACCCTTGGTGCTATAGAAATGGTAAACATAGACCCTTATACTTATGAACCCATGGTGGTTACTATCGGTAAAACAAAACCTATAGGTCTCTGTGGCTCGGGAATCCTTTCTTTGTTGGCCTCTCTTTTTAGAGTAGGGATCATAGATAAATCTGGAAAAATTAAAAAAGACCTGATTCATCCCCGTATAAGAAGAGGGGAAGAAGGGTGGGAGTATGTAGTGGTTTTTAAACAAGACACCCAAACAGGAGAAGACATAGTTTTTACTGAAGCAGACATAGATAATGTTATCAGAGCCAAAGCCGCTATTTTTGCGGGATGCCAGGTTTTGGTTGAGTCTGTAGGGTTATCTTTAAAAGACATAGAGAGGGTTTATTTAGCAGGTTCCTTTGGAAACTATCTTGATGTAGAAGACGCTATTTCTATAGGCCTTTTACCGGATTTAGATAGAGACCGGTTTTTCTTTTTAGGTAACACCAGTTTACTCGGAGCTAAAATAGCCCTTCTTTCTCAAGAAAAGTTTGCTAAAATGAGAGACATAGCTAAGTCTATGACCCACTTAGAGCTTTCAAACTACCCAGGTTATATGGAGACCTATGTAGCTGCCCTGTTTTTACCTCATACAGACGAAAGTTTATTCCCTACCATAAAAAATAAAAAGGAGTAA
- a CDS encoding rhodanese-like domain-containing protein, protein MRSGKRFLSWVLSFLVFTFVAVNTGFTATPLSEERVKEAKTVCGVQEVDVEGAKKLIAEGAVILDVREYTEYKAGHIPGAIWTPRGLLDFKVYEWLPDKEKTYLVYCATGGRGVVATCDLKKLGYKKVYNLKGGIAAWKEAKQPIETGEPEAPGKGMKKATHIH, encoded by the coding sequence ATGAGATCAGGTAAAAGGTTTTTAAGTTGGGTTCTAAGTTTTTTGGTATTTACCTTTGTAGCAGTAAACACAGGTTTTACTGCTACTCCTTTAAGTGAAGAAAGGGTAAAGGAGGCTAAGACAGTTTGTGGTGTACAAGAGGTGGATGTAGAAGGTGCTAAGAAACTCATAGCTGAAGGGGCTGTTATACTTGATGTAAGGGAATATACAGAATATAAAGCCGGACATATTCCTGGGGCTATTTGGACACCAAGAGGGCTTTTAGACTTTAAAGTTTACGAGTGGCTCCCAGACAAAGAAAAAACCTATTTAGTTTATTGTGCGACTGGAGGAAGAGGGGTAGTAGCTACCTGTGACCTTAAAAAATTGGGTTACAAAAAGGTTTATAATTTAAAAGGTGGTATCGCTGCCTGGAAAGAAGCTAAGCAACCTATAGAAACTGGAGAGCCTGAAGCTCCAGGTAAGGGGATGAAAAAAGCAACCCATATACACTAA
- a CDS encoding mechanosensitive ion channel family protein — MWDVLPIHLKTFIFIALVIAASFTIKWGMKKKFSFLEKLVGIKLKEKTVNLMSWACFLWVFTLGLYLVNELYNPLPTLNPLINKLLIIFFIFSLVWFISQLIITLITQYLTQRFEVIPSVSIIELLIKIIIFFIGFILVLDILKINITPFITSLGIAGLAVGLALKDTLENLFSGLHILMAKQIKPGDYIMLDNNLEGFVEDITWRNTIIRHPSNNLIIVPNSKISSSVIVNYSLPEPELNILVGVGVSYDSDLNKVERVTIEVAKEVLNTVNGGVSEFEPFVRYHTFGDFSINFNVILRVKTYVDRHMVVHEFIKKLHQRYQEEGITIPFPIRTIYLQKTS, encoded by the coding sequence ATGTGGGACGTTCTTCCTATCCATCTAAAAACCTTTATTTTCATAGCTTTAGTGATAGCTGCTTCTTTTACCATAAAATGGGGGATGAAGAAAAAGTTTAGCTTTCTTGAGAAATTGGTCGGAATAAAACTAAAGGAAAAAACGGTAAACCTTATGTCTTGGGCTTGTTTTCTCTGGGTTTTTACCTTGGGTCTCTATTTAGTAAACGAACTTTATAACCCTTTACCAACACTAAACCCGCTTATTAATAAATTACTGATAATCTTTTTTATATTTTCCTTAGTTTGGTTTATTTCTCAACTTATAATAACTCTTATTACTCAATACTTAACCCAACGATTTGAGGTCATACCCAGTGTTTCTATCATCGAATTGTTAATAAAAATAATTATCTTTTTTATCGGGTTTATTTTGGTTTTAGATATTTTAAAAATAAACATAACTCCTTTTATCACTTCCTTAGGTATAGCAGGCCTTGCGGTGGGTTTGGCTTTAAAAGACACCCTTGAAAATCTATTTTCTGGACTTCATATCTTGATGGCCAAACAAATCAAACCTGGAGATTACATCATGTTAGATAACAATCTAGAAGGCTTTGTGGAAGATATTACCTGGAGAAACACCATCATACGTCACCCCTCAAACAACCTTATCATCGTTCCTAACTCTAAGATATCTTCTTCAGTAATCGTTAACTACAGTCTTCCTGAACCCGAACTAAACATTTTAGTTGGAGTAGGGGTAAGCTATGATAGTGATTTAAACAAAGTAGAAAGGGTGACGATAGAAGTTGCTAAAGAAGTACTTAACACGGTTAATGGGGGTGTCTCAGAGTTTGAACCATTTGTCCGCTATCATACCTTTGGGGATTTTAGTATTAACTTTAACGTAATCTTAAGGGTAAAGACTTATGTAGATCGACATATGGTGGTTCATGAGTTTATAAAAAAACTACACCAAAGATATCAAGAAGAAGGAATAACAATACCCTTTCCTATAAGGACAATCTATCTTCAAAAAACCTCTTGA
- the purM gene encoding phosphoribosylformylglycinamidine cyclo-ligase: MNAAEKYRAAGVDLEKANLLVEIVKKYSSGLPQKGVISGIGGYAGLFSLDLNTYKNPVLVSSTDGVGTKIKLAIKAGIHKGIGIDLVAMCVNDIITCGAKPLFFLDYLAFGKFEEKIFEELIAGIVEGCKISQCALLGGETAEMPGMYAPGDYDCAGFAVGIVEKEKVIDGSTISIGDVLIGIPSSGLHSNGFSLVRKILEEKQISLDYIPEELGRPIGEVVLTPTKIYVPIMLTLTNKGYNIKGCAHITGGGFIDNLPRILPQNCKVIIEKNTWEKPAIFHLLQKWGEISEEEMYQVFNCGIGLVLIVSREEVEEITSLISALGEGYHVIGYVDKREQDEPQVILV, translated from the coding sequence ATGAACGCTGCAGAAAAGTATAGAGCTGCAGGGGTTGACCTGGAAAAAGCCAATCTTTTGGTAGAAATTGTCAAAAAGTATTCTTCAGGTCTTCCTCAAAAAGGGGTAATCTCAGGAATTGGAGGCTATGCTGGACTCTTTTCCTTAGACCTAAATACCTATAAAAACCCTGTTTTAGTGTCTTCTACAGATGGGGTTGGTACTAAAATCAAGCTTGCTATTAAGGCAGGAATCCATAAAGGAATTGGGATCGACTTGGTGGCTATGTGTGTAAATGATATCATTACTTGTGGAGCCAAGCCACTTTTCTTTTTGGATTATTTAGCTTTTGGGAAGTTTGAAGAAAAAATTTTTGAAGAATTGATTGCGGGGATAGTAGAGGGATGTAAGATCTCTCAATGTGCCCTTTTGGGTGGAGAAACAGCAGAAATGCCAGGAATGTATGCCCCTGGAGATTATGATTGTGCAGGTTTTGCGGTGGGAATAGTTGAAAAAGAAAAGGTTATAGATGGCTCAACCATCTCTATAGGAGATGTCTTAATAGGAATACCTTCAAGCGGGCTTCATAGCAATGGATTTTCTTTAGTAAGAAAAATTTTGGAAGAAAAACAAATAAGTTTAGATTATATTCCTGAAGAGTTAGGAAGACCTATAGGAGAGGTAGTTCTTACCCCCACCAAAATTTATGTACCAATTATGTTAACCCTTACCAATAAAGGGTATAACATCAAAGGTTGTGCTCACATCACAGGAGGTGGTTTTATAGACAACCTTCCAAGGATTTTACCCCAAAATTGTAAGGTAATAATAGAAAAAAACACCTGGGAAAAACCAGCGATTTTTCACCTTCTTCAGAAATGGGGAGAGATATCTGAAGAAGAGATGTATCAGGTGTTTAACTGCGGAATAGGGCTTGTTTTGATAGTAAGTAGAGAAGAAGTAGAGGAAATAACAAGTCTTATTTCTGCTTTAGGGGAAG
- a CDS encoding phosphatidylserine decarboxylase: MVHKEGFPWVFYPLLFAGTSLLFKKRKAALLGLGIGLANAFFFRNPKREPVLDPELIISPADGKVVTCRIEENPSWFSTPLWRIGIFMRLWDVHINRSPITGKVLRMQYVKGEKLPVFKEESFQQNEKQLYLIEREDGTPFWVVQIAGMVARRIRAFVLPGDDVVAGDPIGIIKFSSRVELFFPVENSEIYVKEGHKVFAGETVLGRVLLKKD; the protein is encoded by the coding sequence ATGGTGCACAAAGAAGGCTTCCCTTGGGTGTTTTATCCCTTGCTGTTTGCAGGTACCAGTCTTTTATTTAAGAAAAGAAAGGCGGCGCTCTTAGGGTTAGGAATAGGGTTGGCTAATGCCTTTTTTTTCAGAAACCCTAAAAGAGAACCTGTTTTAGACCCAGAACTCATTATCTCTCCTGCAGACGGAAAGGTAGTTACTTGTCGGATAGAAGAAAATCCCTCTTGGTTTTCTACCCCCCTTTGGAGAATAGGGATTTTTATGAGGCTATGGGATGTTCATATCAATCGCTCTCCTATCACGGGTAAAGTCTTACGTATGCAATATGTAAAAGGAGAAAAACTTCCTGTTTTTAAAGAAGAATCTTTTCAACAAAACGAAAAACAACTTTATCTTATAGAACGAGAAGATGGTACTCCTTTTTGGGTGGTACAGATAGCGGGGATGGTTGCAAGAAGGATAAGGGCTTTTGTCCTTCCTGGAGATGATGTGGTCGCAGGAGACCCTATTGGTATCATAAAGTTTAGCTCAAGGGTAGAGCTTTTTTTCCCGGTTGAAAACTCTGAAATCTATGTAAAAGAAGGACATAAAGTTTTTGCTGGAGAAACTGTTTTGGGTCGGGTGTTATTAAAGAAGGATTAA